A genomic segment from Sciurus carolinensis chromosome 1, mSciCar1.2, whole genome shotgun sequence encodes:
- the Nadk gene encoding NAD kinase isoform X2 produces MEMEQEKMNVSKELSPDAASYCCSACHGDETWSYSRPVRGRAKSRSLSASPALGSTKESRRTRSLHGPCPVTTFGPKACVLQNPQTIMHIQDPASQRLTWNKSPKSVLVIKKIRDASLLQPFKELCVYLMEENNMIVYVEKKVLEDPAIASDDNFGPVKKKFCTFREDYDDISNQIDFIICLGGDGTLLYASSLFQGSVPPVMAFHLGSLGFLTPFNFENFQSQVTQVIEGNAAIVLRSRLKVRVVKELRGKKMTMHNGLSENGLPAPGLDAEVGKQAMQYQVLNEVVIDRGPSSYLSNVDVYLDGHLITTVQGDDNAVTRSQEYCMGVLGWTEAAGDPPWRQHHHHDLPLPAALHLCA; encoded by the exons ATGGAAATGgaacaagaaaaaatgaatgtGAGTAAGGAGTTGAGCCCAGACGCAGCCTCATACTGTTGCTCAGCATGTCATGGGGACGAGACCTGGAGCTACAGCCGCCCCGTCCGGGGTCGCGCCAAGTCTCGAAGCCTGTCGGCCTCGCCCGCCCTGGGCAGCACCAAGGAGTCCAG GAGGACGCGCTCTCTCCATGGGCCATGCCCAGTGACCACGTTTGGACCAAAGGCCTGTGTGCTGCAGAACCCCCAGACCATCAT gCACATTCAGGACCCTGCAAGCCAGCGGTTGACGTGGAACAAGTCTCCAAAGAGCGTCCTTGTCATCAAGAAGATCCGTGACGCCAGCCTGCTGCAGCCCTTCAAAGAGCTGTGCGTGTACCTCATGGAG GAGAACAACATGATTGTGTACGTGGAGAAGAAGGTGCTGGAAGACCCTGCTATAGCGAGCGACGACAACTTCGGGCCAGTGAAGAAGAAGTTCTGCACTTTCCGGGAAG ATTATGATGACATCTCCAACCAGATCGACTTCATCATCTGTCTGGGAGGAGATGGGACCCTGCTCTATGCCTCCTCACTCTTCCAG GGCAGCGTGCCTCCAGTCATGGCGTTCCACCTGGGCTCCCTGGGCTTCCTCACCCCGTTCAACTTCGAGAACTTTCAGTCCCAAGTGACTCAGGTGATAGAAG GGAATGCAGCTATTGTTCTTCGGAGCCGACTGAAGGTCAGGGTGGTGAAGGAGCTCAGAGGCAAGAAGATGACCATGCACAATGGGCTCAGTGAGAATGGCCTGCCGGCCCCAGGCCTGGACGCAGAGGTTGGGAAGCAGGCCATGCAGTACCAG GTTTTGAACGAAGTGGTGATTGACAGAGGCCCCTCCTCATACCTGTCCAATGTGGATGTCTACCTGGACGGACATCTCATCACCACGGTGCAGGGCGATG ATAATGCTGTCACCAGAAGCCAGGAATACTGCATGGGTGTCCTTGGATGGACGGAAGCGGCAGGAGATCCGCCATGGAGACAG CATCACCATCACGACCTCCCGCTACCCGCTGCCCTCCATCTGTGTGCGTGA
- the Nadk gene encoding NAD kinase isoform X1 has translation MEMEQEKMNVSKELSPDAASYCCSACHGDETWSYSRPVRGRAKSRSLSASPALGSTKESRRTRSLHGPCPVTTFGPKACVLQNPQTIMHIQDPASQRLTWNKSPKSVLVIKKIRDASLLQPFKELCVYLMEENNMIVYVEKKVLEDPAIASDDNFGPVKKKFCTFREDYDDISNQIDFIICLGGDGTLLYASSLFQGSVPPVMAFHLGSLGFLTPFNFENFQSQVTQVIEGNAAIVLRSRLKVRVVKELRGKKMTMHNGLSENGLPAPGLDAEVGKQAMQYQVLNEVVIDRGPSSYLSNVDVYLDGHLITTVQGDGVIVSTPTGSTAYAAAAGASMIHPNVPAIMLTPICPHSLSFRPIVVPAGVELKIMLSPEARNTAWVSLDGRKRQEIRHGDSITITTSRYPLPSICVRDPVSDWFESLAQCLHWNVRKKQAHFAEDEEDGEDS, from the exons ATGGAAATGgaacaagaaaaaatgaatgtGAGTAAGGAGTTGAGCCCAGACGCAGCCTCATACTGTTGCTCAGCATGTCATGGGGACGAGACCTGGAGCTACAGCCGCCCCGTCCGGGGTCGCGCCAAGTCTCGAAGCCTGTCGGCCTCGCCCGCCCTGGGCAGCACCAAGGAGTCCAG GAGGACGCGCTCTCTCCATGGGCCATGCCCAGTGACCACGTTTGGACCAAAGGCCTGTGTGCTGCAGAACCCCCAGACCATCAT gCACATTCAGGACCCTGCAAGCCAGCGGTTGACGTGGAACAAGTCTCCAAAGAGCGTCCTTGTCATCAAGAAGATCCGTGACGCCAGCCTGCTGCAGCCCTTCAAAGAGCTGTGCGTGTACCTCATGGAG GAGAACAACATGATTGTGTACGTGGAGAAGAAGGTGCTGGAAGACCCTGCTATAGCGAGCGACGACAACTTCGGGCCAGTGAAGAAGAAGTTCTGCACTTTCCGGGAAG ATTATGATGACATCTCCAACCAGATCGACTTCATCATCTGTCTGGGAGGAGATGGGACCCTGCTCTATGCCTCCTCACTCTTCCAG GGCAGCGTGCCTCCAGTCATGGCGTTCCACCTGGGCTCCCTGGGCTTCCTCACCCCGTTCAACTTCGAGAACTTTCAGTCCCAAGTGACTCAGGTGATAGAAG GGAATGCAGCTATTGTTCTTCGGAGCCGACTGAAGGTCAGGGTGGTGAAGGAGCTCAGAGGCAAGAAGATGACCATGCACAATGGGCTCAGTGAGAATGGCCTGCCGGCCCCAGGCCTGGACGCAGAGGTTGGGAAGCAGGCCATGCAGTACCAG GTTTTGAACGAAGTGGTGATTGACAGAGGCCCCTCCTCATACCTGTCCAATGTGGATGTCTACCTGGACGGACATCTCATCACCACGGTGCAGGGCGATG GAGTGATCGTGTCCACCCCGACCGGCAGCACAGCCTATGCCGCTGCAGCGGGCGCCTCTATGATCCACCCCAACGTGCCGGCCATCATGCTCACACCCATCTGCCCACACTCGCTGTCCTTCCGGCCCATCGTGGTCCCCGCAGGGGTCGAGCTGAAG ATAATGCTGTCACCAGAAGCCAGGAATACTGCATGGGTGTCCTTGGATGGACGGAAGCGGCAGGAGATCCGCCATGGAGACAG CATCACCATCACGACCTCCCGCTACCCGCTGCCCTCCATCTGTGTGCGTGACCCAGTGAGCGACTGGTTCGAGAGCCTGGCCCAGTGTCTGCACTGGAACGTGAGGAAGAAGCAAGCCCACTTCGCGGAGGACGAGGAGGACGGGGAGGACAGCTAG